In Nocardia terpenica, the genomic window CGGTGGCGGCCGCCTTGTTCACCTCGTCGAGGATGATGTCGACGAATTCCTGGGGTGTTGCGGACTGTTCCGGATGTTCGGCCTCGATCTTCGTCTCGATGTTGTAGCGGAGGGCCTCGAAGGCGCCCGGGTAGCTCTTCACCAGATCGAACAACTCCGGTAATTTTGCGATCTTGTTGCCCGGAACGGGTTGTTGCTCCGGGAATTTCGGCAGCGTCTTGTTGCAATCGAGGGTGCGCACCTGGTCGTAGGTGAGCTCGTGGACCAGCTTACCGACGTACGGGAACTTCGGATCGCCGGGAAACGCCGGTGCGGTATCGGCGCACTTCTCGGCCTGGATCACCGGATCGTGCCAGATCAGCGGCGCCTTGTCGGCGGTGAGGACGATGTCGAGTTCCAATGTGCTGACACCGATTTCGATCGAATGCGCGTAAGCGGCCAGCGATTCCTCCACCAGCAGGCCGCGACCACCACGGTGTGACTGCAGATCGACCATGCGATGAGGGTCGAGGCGCTGAGCGCTCGATGGAGCGGTGGATGTACCCGATGACTCCTTGTCACTTCCGCACGCGGTCAGCCCGACAGCGGCGACCGCCACGGCCACGGCGGCGATCCTACGCATCAATTGCTTGTCCTCCCGATCGGGTATGTATCGGGTCACATTAGCAATTGTCTAGCAATCTAGAGTCTTCTGTGTCTCGGCGAGGCTGCGGTAAGGGGTGCGGCTGGGGTGAATCTCGGGCACAGGGGGTTCGGGCTCGGTTACCGTGGCTTGTGCGCTGGTTACGAGTGGGAGACGCGGGGGCCGCTGTTCGGCGGCTGCTGGATCGGCCGGGGTCTGCGAATCTGTCGCGGTTTCGGCATGTGGTGGCGGCGGCCGGGGAGCGGGAAGATGCGTTGCGGGGGCTTTCGGCGGAGGAGTTGACGGCGGTTGCCGAGGGGCTGCGGACTGCGCCGGAGCGGCCGTTCGGGCATCGTGAGATGGCCGAGATGTGTGCTGTGGGACGGGAAGTGGCGCGCCGGGTGCTGGGGGAGCGGGCGTTCGATGTGCAGTTGCTGGGGACCGTGGCGTTGCTGCACGGGTATGTCGTGGAAATGGCTACAGGGGAGGGGAAGACGCTGTCGGGGGCGCTGGCGGCGGCGGGGTACGCGCTGCAGGGGCGGCGGGTGCACGTGGTGTCGGTGAACGATTATCTGGCGCGCCGGGATGCGGAGTGGATGCG contains:
- a CDS encoding glycerophosphodiester phosphodiesterase family protein, whose protein sequence is MRRIAAVAVAVAAVGLTACGSDKESSGTSTAPSSAQRLDPHRMVDLQSHRGGRGLLVEESLAAYAHSIEIGVSTLELDIVLTADKAPLIWHDPVIQAEKCADTAPAFPGDPKFPYVGKLVHELTYDQVRTLDCNKTLPKFPEQQPVPGNKIAKLPELFDLVKSYPGAFEALRYNIETKIEAEHPEQSATPQEFVDIILDEVNKAAATDKTEIQSFDWSSLPLVKAKNPAIPTVALYDNSTFTPHSRWLGPIHYEDHKADPLAAVKALGADIASPSYVEPWDTDNTFGSPGFKMAVTTTDVQKAHNLGLKIIPWSINDKPAIAAQIDTGVDGIITDYPNRMREVMQEKGLPLPPAFHK